A genomic stretch from Arachis stenosperma cultivar V10309 chromosome 3, arast.V10309.gnm1.PFL2, whole genome shotgun sequence includes:
- the LOC130969555 gene encoding serine carboxypeptidase-like 34 has product MALCSDIRFNNNIVLVLLLLFGNEALGVFSSVVAEQEADRVYRLPGQPVVKFKQYAGYITVNETHGRALFYWFFEATDKPEHKPLLLWLNGGPGCSSIGYGEAEELGPFFPQNSSQPKLKLNPYSWNKAANLLFLESPVGVGFSYTNTSSDIKALGDKITAIDSHIFITKWFKRFPQFRSHEFYISGESYAGHYVPQLSELIFDNNRDPSKEDYIKFKGFMIGNALLDDETDQKGMVDYAWDHAVLSDGVYHNITSNCDFRYANLTDEGLSKPCNDALKKYFDVYKIIDMYSLYTPMCFTNTNSSTRRDTPKVIKGVAPHTFSKFEMWHQIPASGYDPCASDYTAAYLNRPEVQEALHANVSKIPYKWTHCSDQINTWNGSPQSMLPILKKLVDGGIRIWVFSGDTDGRIPVTSTRLTLRKLGLSIVQHWTPWYTSRQVGGWTIKYDGLTFVTVRGAGHQVPTFRPKQALQLIRHFLVNKKLPEQPIKQGPF; this is encoded by the exons ATGGCTTTGTGTTCAGATATAAGattcaataataatattgtTTTGGTTTTGTTGTTGCTATTTGGCAATGAAGCTTTGGGTGTGTTTTCTTCGGTGGTGGCAGAACAAGAGGCTGATAGAGTTTACAGGCTACCGGGGCAGCCTGTGGTGAAGTTCAAGCAATACGCTGGTTACATCACAGTGAATGAGACTCATGGAAGAGCACTCTTCTACTGGTTCTTCGAGGCTACCGACAAACCTGAACACAAACCACTCCTTCTATGGCTCAATGGAG GACCAGGCTGTTCCTCAATTGGTTATGGAGAAGCAGAGGAACTAGGACCCTTCTTTCCCCAAAATAGCAGCCAACCAAAGCTAAAGTTAAACCCTTACTCTTGGAACAAAG CCGCaaatcttttgtttttggaatCCCCTGTGGGAGTGGGATTCTCCTACACCAACACCAGCAGTGATATTAAGGCTCTTGGTGACAAAATTACTG CTATTGATTCTCACATTTTTATCACCAAATGGTTTAAGCGATTTCCACAATTTAGATCACACGAATTCTACATTTCAGGCGAAAGCTATGCag GGCACTATGTTCCTCAACTTTCAGAGCTCATATTTGATAACAATCGTGATCCTTCCAAGGAAGACTACATTAAATTCAAAGGATTCATG ATTGGGAATGCACTATTGGATGATGAAACAGATCAAAAGGGAATGGTAGATTATGCATGGGACCATGCTGTGTTATCAGATGGTGTATACCATAACATCACATCAAATTGTGACTTCAGATATGCAAATCTAACAGATGAAGGTCTATCAAAGCCATGCAATGATGCACTCAAGAAGTATTTTGATGTGTATAAAATCATTGACATGTATAGCTTATACACTCCAATGTGTTTCACTAACACCAACAGCTCCACCAGAAGGGATACCCCTAAAGTTATCAAGGGCGTTGCTCCTCACACTTTCTCTAAATTT GAAATGTGGCATCAAATACCAGCCAGTGGATATGATCCTTGTGCATCAGATTACACCGCAGCATATCTAAATAGGCCGGAAGTGCAAGAGGCACTACATGCCAATGTCTCCAAAATTCCCTACAAATGGACTCACTGCAG TGATCAAATCAATACTTGGAATGGGTCACCTCAGTCCATGCTTCCTATTCTCAAGAAGCTCGTTGATGGTGGAATTCGCATATGGGTTTTCAG TGGAGATACCGATGGAAGAATCCCTGTAACTTCCACAAGATTAACATTGAGAAAATTGGGGCTTAGCATTGTTCAACATTGGACTCCTTGGTATACCAGCAGACAG GTGGGAGGATGGACGATTAAATATGATGGGCTCACTTTTGTGACAGTAAGAGGTGCTGGTCACCAGGTTCCAACTTTTCGTCCTAAGCAAGCTCTTCAGCTAATTAGACATTTCTTGGTGAACAAGAAATTACCGGAACAACCAATTAAACAAGGTCCCTTTTGA
- the LOC130968661 gene encoding NADH dehydrogenase [ubiquinone] 1 beta subcomplex subunit 2-like, whose translation MGGGHGEGTTYKGITIHQPKRWHTVAGKGLCAVMWFWVFYRAKQDGPVVLGWRHPWEGHDDHGHGGGH comes from the exons ATGGGGGGAGGCCACGGCGAGGGCACAACCTACAAAGGCATAACCATACACCAACCTAAGCGGTGGCACACCGTCGCCGGCAAGGGTCTCTGCGCTGTTATGTG GTTTTGGGTGTTTTACAGAGCAAAGCAGGATGGTCCTGTAGTGTTG GGTTGGAGGCATCCTTGGGAGGGCCACGATGATCATGGCCATGGTGGTGGACACTAG
- the LOC130968660 gene encoding thioredoxin-like protein YLS8 isoform X1, translating to MSYLLPHLHSGWAVDQAILSEEERVVVIRFGHDWDDTCMQMDEVLAAVAETIKSFAVIYLVDITEVPDFNTMYELYDPCTVMFFFRNKHIMIDLGTGNNNKINWALKDKQEFIDIVETVYRGARKGRGLVISPKDYSTKYRY from the exons ATGTCGTACTTGCTGCCGCACTTGCACTCCGGTTGGGCGGTGGATCAAGCCATTCTCTCCGAGGAAGAACGCGTTGTGGTCATCCGCTTCGGCCATGACTGGGACGACACCTGCATGCAG ATGGATGAAGTGCTGGCGGCGGTTGCGGAGACCATAAAGAGTTTTGCGGTGATATACCTGGTGGACATCACGGAGGTGCCGGATTTCAACACCATGTACGAGCTCTACGATCCATGCACAGTCATGTTCTTCTTCAGGAACAAGCACATCATGATCGATCTTGGCACCGGTAACAACAATAAGATCAATTGGGCACTCAAGGACAAGCAGGAGTTCATTGACATCGTTGAGACTGTGTACAGGGGTGCCAGGAAGGGACGTGGTCTTGTTATTTCTCCTAAGGATTACTCCACCAAGTACCGCTACTGA
- the LOC130968660 gene encoding thioredoxin-like protein YLS8 isoform X2: MDEVLAAVAETIKSFAVIYLVDITEVPDFNTMYELYDPCTVMFFFRNKHIMIDLGTGNNNKINWALKDKQEFIDIVETVYRGARKGRGLVISPKDYSTKYRY, translated from the coding sequence ATGGATGAAGTGCTGGCGGCGGTTGCGGAGACCATAAAGAGTTTTGCGGTGATATACCTGGTGGACATCACGGAGGTGCCGGATTTCAACACCATGTACGAGCTCTACGATCCATGCACAGTCATGTTCTTCTTCAGGAACAAGCACATCATGATCGATCTTGGCACCGGTAACAACAATAAGATCAATTGGGCACTCAAGGACAAGCAGGAGTTCATTGACATCGTTGAGACTGTGTACAGGGGTGCCAGGAAGGGACGTGGTCTTGTTATTTCTCCTAAGGATTACTCCACCAAGTACCGCTACTGA
- the LOC130968659 gene encoding uncharacterized protein LOC130968659 — MLRKLLRHRSYIANTAYLPSPKRSMLSSPFSFFSATSSSSSSSPHTHFVENVDDPTKSSSSDSHSAPSSISIDRSSLYNPPDHSHTPNSDPDLVKHLKGIIKFRGGPISVGEYMSEVLTNPKAGYYINRDVFGAEGDFITSPEVSQMFGEMVGVWVMCLWEQMGQPERVNLIELGPGRGTLMADLLRGASKFKNFTKSLNVHLVECSPALQKLQHQKLKCVDEENEAQDTVKRTISSLAGTPVSWHTLLEEVPSGMPTIIIAHEFFDALPIHQFQRASRGWCEKMVDVAEDSSFRFVLSPQPTPATLYLLKRCKWATTEEISKLNQIEVCPKAMELTETIVNRISSDGGGALIIDYGLDGVISDSLQAIRKHQFVDILDNPGSADLSAYVDFASIRHSAEEASGEVSVHGPITQSQFLGNLGINFRVEALLQNCTEEQAESLRTGYWRLVGDGEAPFWEGSDDCVPIGMGTRYKAMAIVNKKQGAPVPFQ; from the exons ATGCTGAGAAAACTTCTACGCCATCGCAGTTACATAGCCAACACTGCTTACTTGCCATCGCCAAAACGCTCCATGCTTTCTTCtcccttctccttcttctccgccacatcctcttcttcttcttcttctcctcacACTCATTTCGTCGAAAACGTGGACGACCCAACAAAGAGCTCTTCTTCTGATTCTCATTCTGCACCCTCTTCAATCTCCATCGACCGCTCTTCCCTTTACAACCCACCTG ACCATTCCCACACGCCCAATTCGGATCCTGACCTCGTCAAGCACCTCAAAGGGATCATCAAG TTTCGTGGAGGCCCAATCTCAGTAGGTGAGTACATGTCAGAAGTTCTGACGAATCCTAAAGCTGGCTACTACATCAATCGAGATGTTTTTGGAGCAGAAGGTGATTTTATAACCTCTCCTGAAGTAAGCCAGATGTTTGGTGAG ATGGTTGGTGTCTGGGTGATGTGTCTATGGGAGCAAATGGGGCAACCCGAAAGAGTAAATCTGATTGAACTTGGTCCAGGTCGAGGAACTCTTATGGCTGATCTTCTTCGG GGTGCTTCAAAATTTAAGAATTTCACAAAGTCATTGAATGTACACCTGGTGGAATGTAGTCCAGCACTACAGAAGCTTCAGCACCAAAAGTTGAAATGTGTTGACGAAGAGAATGAAGCCCAAGATACTGTTAAAAGAACCATCAGCTCATTGGCTGGTACTCCTGTTTCATGGCATACCTTGCTGGAAGAGGTTCCTTCAGGAA TGCCAACAATTATCATTGCACACGAGTTCTTTGATGCCCTACCTATCCATCAATTTCAG AGAGCATCTCGTGGCTGGTGTGAGAAAATGGTCGATGTCGCTGAAGATTCATC GTTTCGTTTTGTTCTATCTCCACAGCCGACACCTGCTACTCTGTATCTATTGAAGCGGTGCAAGTGGGCAACAACTGAGGAGATATCAAAACTTAATCAAATTGAAGTTTGCCCCAAAGCTATGGAGTTAACTGAGACCATTGTCAATAGGATAAGTTCCGATGGCGGTGGCGCTTTGATCATTGACTATGGCTTGGACGGAGTCATCTCAGACAGTCTCCAG GCGATACGGAAACACCAGTTTGTCGACATACTAGATAATCCTGGATCTGCTGATCTTAGTGCCTATGTTGATTTTGCATCAATCAGACATTCTGCGGAGGAAGCTTCAG GAGAGGTGTCTGTACACGGGCCAATTACTCAATCTCAGTTTCTTGGAAACCTTGGAATAAATTTCCGTGTTGAAGCACTGCTTCAGAACTGCACAGAGGAGCAGGCTGAATCTTTGAGGACAGGTTATTGGCGCCTTGTAGGTGATGGTGAAGCACCCTTTTGGGAAGGCTCAGATGATTGTGTTCCAATTGGCATGGGTACCCGCTACAAGGCAATGGCAATAGTGAACAAGAAACAGGGTGCTCCAGTTCCTTtccaataa